In a genomic window of Streptomyces roseoviridis:
- a CDS encoding electron transfer flavoprotein subunit beta/FixA family protein, whose product MTLKIAVCVKYVPDATGDRGFADDLTTDREAVDGLLSELDEYAVEQALRISEEADDAEVTVVTVGPDDAKDALRKALSMGADKAVHVNDEDIHGTDVIGTSAILAKALERTGFDLVVCGMASTDGTMGVLPALLAERLGLPQMTLLSEVSVEDGTVKGRRDGDAASEQLQAPLPAVVSVTDQSGEARYPSFKGIMAAKKKPVEELDLDDLGIDADEVGLAGSWTLVESVAARPARTQGTIVTDEGEGGKQLAAFLSAQKFI is encoded by the coding sequence GTGACCCTGAAGATCGCTGTCTGTGTGAAGTACGTTCCCGACGCCACCGGCGACCGCGGTTTCGCCGACGATCTGACCACCGACCGCGAGGCCGTGGACGGCCTGCTCTCGGAGCTCGACGAGTACGCGGTCGAGCAGGCCCTGCGCATCTCCGAGGAGGCGGACGACGCCGAGGTCACCGTCGTGACGGTGGGCCCGGACGACGCCAAGGACGCGCTGCGCAAGGCGCTGTCGATGGGCGCCGACAAGGCGGTGCACGTCAACGACGAGGACATCCACGGCACGGACGTCATCGGCACCTCGGCCATCCTGGCCAAGGCCCTGGAGCGGACCGGCTTCGACCTGGTCGTGTGCGGCATGGCCTCGACGGACGGCACCATGGGCGTGCTGCCCGCGCTGCTGGCGGAACGGCTGGGCCTGCCGCAGATGACGCTGCTGTCCGAGGTCTCGGTGGAGGACGGCACCGTGAAGGGCCGCCGGGACGGCGACGCCGCCAGCGAGCAGCTCCAGGCGCCGCTGCCGGCCGTGGTGTCGGTCACCGACCAGTCGGGCGAGGCCCGCTACCCCTCCTTCAAGGGGATCATGGCCGCCAAGAAGAAGCCGGTCGAGGAGCTGGACCTGGACGACCTCGGCATCGACGCCGACGAGGTCGGCCTCGCGGGTTCCTGGACCCTCGTCGAGTCGGTCGCGGCCCGCCCGGCCCGTACGCAGGGCACGATCGTCACGGACGAGGGCGAGGGCGGCAAGCAGCTCGCCGCGTTCCTCTCCGCCCAGAAGTTCATCTGA